A window from Nothobranchius furzeri strain GRZ-AD chromosome 17, NfurGRZ-RIMD1, whole genome shotgun sequence encodes these proteins:
- the LOC139063609 gene encoding oocyte zinc finger protein XlCOF6-like isoform X1, whose translation MTGRARARSRGRVRDQETAVPGASKASEPAPVPAPSAEAGLVGRGTEEVSRKREETDEKPLLLHFHNHQMKDGGVPTSSLAGQMTAKVGGGAETSKNLDLDPNEKTSDSSEIEVGGEDEDDVNLDSEHSDSGPEPGNGDHGCNENKSSKSDIKTVNKSFSCPVCGIRFLHKWSLQKHVRMTSHSAVKSSECSDNTKCVKEKQHGGSCRKVMKQPKSFCCDDCGKRFSHKSNLTHHMKGHTGQKPFACELCGYRCTQKASLNKHMRVHTGEKPFACELCEYRCTQKAHLNRHMRVHTGEKPFACELCGYRCFQKAHLNEHMRVHTGEKPFACELCGYRCTQKAHLNRHMRVHTGEKPFACELCGYRCTLKATLNTHMKVHTGEKPFACELCGYRCTLKAHLNRHMRVHTGEKPFACELCGYRCTLKATLNTHMKVHTGEKPFACELCGYRCTQKASLNTHMRVHTGEKPFACELCEYRCTQKANLNTHMRVHTGEKPFACELCGYRCTLKAILNKHMRVHTGEKPFACELCEYRCTQKANLNTHMRVHTGEKPFACELCGYRCTQKASLNKHMRVHTGEKPFVCELCGQRFHQKTHLKRHTSIHTSVCV comes from the exons AGCAAGGCTAGTGAGCCTGCACCTGTACCGGCTCCCTCTGCTGAAGCGGGGCTGGTTGGCAGAGGCACTGAAGAAG tttcaaggaagagagaagagacggatgagaaacctctgctcttacatttccacaaccatcaaatgaaagatggaggtgtcccaaccagcagcttggctgggcagatgacagcaaaagttggtggaggagcagaaactagcaagaacctagatctggaccctaatgaaaagacgtctgattcttcagagattgaagttggtggagaagatgaagatgatgtgaatctagactctgagcaTTCAGACTCTGGGCCAGAACCTGGAAACggagaccatggctgtaatgagaacaagtcttcgaagtcagatattaagacagtcaacaaatcatttagctgccctgtgtgtggtatacggttcctccacaagtggtctcttcagaaacatgtgagaatgacaagtcattcagcagtaaagtcttcagagtgttcggataatacaaaatgtgtgaaagagaagcaacatggaggCTCATGCAGAAAAGTCATGAAACAACCAAAATCATTttgttgtgatgactgtggaaaaagatttagccataagtcCAATTTAACCCATCATATGAAAGGCCACaccggacagaagccttttgcctgtgagctctgtggatacagatgtacccaaaaggcaagtttaaacaaacacatgagagttcacacaggagagaagccttttgcctgtgagctctgtgaatacaggtgtacccaaaaggcacatttaaacagacacatgagagttcacacaggagagaagccttttgcctgtgagctctgtggatacagatgtttccaaaaggcacatttaaacgaacacatgagagttcacacaggagagaagccttttgcctgtgagctctgtggatacagatgtacccaaaaggcacatttaaacagacacatgagagttcacacaggagagaagccttttgcctgtgagctctgtggatacagatgtaccctaaaggcaactttaaacacacacatgaaagtccacactggagagaagccttttgcctgtgagctctgtggatacagatgtaccctgaaggcacatttaaacagacacatgagagttcacacaggagagaagccttttgcctgtgagctctgtggatacagatgtaccctaaaggcaactttaaacacacacatgaaagtccacacaggagagaagccttttgcctgtgagctctgtggatacagatgtacccaaaaggcaagtttaaacacacacatgagagttcacacaggagagaagccttttgcctgtgagctctgtgaatacagatgtacccaaaaggcaaatttaaacacacacatgagagttcacacaggagagaagccttttgcctgtgagctctgtggatacagatgtaccctaaaggcaattttaaacaaacacatgagagttcacacaggagagaagccttttgcctgtgagctctgtgaatacagatgtacccaaaaggcaaatttaaacacacacatgagagttcacacaggagagaagccttttgcctgtgagctctgtggatacagatgtacccaaaaggcaagtttaaacaaacacatgagagttcacacaggagagaagccttttgtctgtgagctctgtggacaaagatttcaccaaaagacacatttaaagagacatacgagcatccacacaagtgtgtgtgtgtga
- the LOC139063609 gene encoding oocyte zinc finger protein XlCOF6-like isoform X2 encodes MKDGGVPTSSLAGQMTAKVGGGAETSKNLDLDPNEKTSDSSEIEVGGEDEDDVNLDSEHSDSGPEPGNGDHGCNENKSSKSDIKTVNKSFSCPVCGIRFLHKWSLQKHVRMTSHSAVKSSECSDNTKCVKEKQHGGSCRKVMKQPKSFCCDDCGKRFSHKSNLTHHMKGHTGQKPFACELCGYRCTQKASLNKHMRVHTGEKPFACELCEYRCTQKAHLNRHMRVHTGEKPFACELCGYRCFQKAHLNEHMRVHTGEKPFACELCGYRCTQKAHLNRHMRVHTGEKPFACELCGYRCTLKATLNTHMKVHTGEKPFACELCGYRCTLKAHLNRHMRVHTGEKPFACELCGYRCTLKATLNTHMKVHTGEKPFACELCGYRCTQKASLNTHMRVHTGEKPFACELCEYRCTQKANLNTHMRVHTGEKPFACELCGYRCTLKAILNKHMRVHTGEKPFACELCEYRCTQKANLNTHMRVHTGEKPFACELCGYRCTQKASLNKHMRVHTGEKPFVCELCGQRFHQKTHLKRHTSIHTSVCV; translated from the coding sequence atgaaagatggaggtgtcccaaccagcagcttggctgggcagatgacagcaaaagttggtggaggagcagaaactagcaagaacctagatctggaccctaatgaaaagacgtctgattcttcagagattgaagttggtggagaagatgaagatgatgtgaatctagactctgagcaTTCAGACTCTGGGCCAGAACCTGGAAACggagaccatggctgtaatgagaacaagtcttcgaagtcagatattaagacagtcaacaaatcatttagctgccctgtgtgtggtatacggttcctccacaagtggtctcttcagaaacatgtgagaatgacaagtcattcagcagtaaagtcttcagagtgttcggataatacaaaatgtgtgaaagagaagcaacatggaggCTCATGCAGAAAAGTCATGAAACAACCAAAATCATTttgttgtgatgactgtggaaaaagatttagccataagtcCAATTTAACCCATCATATGAAAGGCCACaccggacagaagccttttgcctgtgagctctgtggatacagatgtacccaaaaggcaagtttaaacaaacacatgagagttcacacaggagagaagccttttgcctgtgagctctgtgaatacaggtgtacccaaaaggcacatttaaacagacacatgagagttcacacaggagagaagccttttgcctgtgagctctgtggatacagatgtttccaaaaggcacatttaaacgaacacatgagagttcacacaggagagaagccttttgcctgtgagctctgtggatacagatgtacccaaaaggcacatttaaacagacacatgagagttcacacaggagagaagccttttgcctgtgagctctgtggatacagatgtaccctaaaggcaactttaaacacacacatgaaagtccacactggagagaagccttttgcctgtgagctctgtggatacagatgtaccctgaaggcacatttaaacagacacatgagagttcacacaggagagaagccttttgcctgtgagctctgtggatacagatgtaccctaaaggcaactttaaacacacacatgaaagtccacacaggagagaagccttttgcctgtgagctctgtggatacagatgtacccaaaaggcaagtttaaacacacacatgagagttcacacaggagagaagccttttgcctgtgagctctgtgaatacagatgtacccaaaaggcaaatttaaacacacacatgagagttcacacaggagagaagccttttgcctgtgagctctgtggatacagatgtaccctaaaggcaattttaaacaaacacatgagagttcacacaggagagaagccttttgcctgtgagctctgtgaatacagatgtacccaaaaggcaaatttaaacacacacatgagagttcacacaggagagaagccttttgcctgtgagctctgtggatacagatgtacccaaaaggcaagtttaaacaaacacatgagagttcacacaggagagaagccttttgtctgtgagctctgtggacaaagatttcaccaaaagacacatttaaagagacatacgagcatccacacaagtgtgtgtgtgtga